The window TTCAGTGCTTCACTGAGAACTCCAAGATAGCCAATGGCCCGTGGGCTATGGTAAGTAAAACAGCATTCAGGtctgataaaataaaagaaatgactTAATTATTGGAAATACAGCGTCCTGTAACCATCTTCTGTTACAAATGAAGGATAAAGGAAAATAAACGATCGTTCTTCTTTGCAGCTGTATGACTCTTTTCCTTTAATTCGTTACCTACCACTGCCCTTCATGAAAGCCTTCAAGAATGCAGAGGTAACACTTAAAATCCCTTTAATTACATTGAAATAATCTGTGTATTACATCAATAATAAGAAAAAGTCAATGCTAATACAGTCATAGTTGTGTTCTTTTAGACAGTTGAAAATCTTGTAAATGAGTTTATAAGAGAGCACAAGAAGACCCGAGTTCCCGGAGAGCCACGGGACTTTGTTGACTGCTATCTGGATGAACTGGAGAAGGTGTGTGAGAAATGAGGAGTTTACTATCCCAGATATTAGAACATAGCAAttgattacatttaaaataacttGAAAAAATAGATTTTACATTAAGGAGACTACACATGTGGCTGTGAGCTTTTCACCCTGTAACAACAAAGTTGAATTTCCTTATTTGCATAAATCTTGAAATCATTCCTCTGATTCAGAGAGGCGATGATGGGTCTTCATTTTCAGAAGACCGGATCTGTTTGTACGCTTTAGACCTTCACTTTGCTGGCACTGACACTACATCCAACACCCTACTTACTGGATTTCTTTACCTTATGAACTACCCGCATGTACAAGGTAAACCtgcacattttcttcttttctttcagttCAACTGATATTTGTCCATTTAAAATTGGTTGCATTTATCTTTGTGTGACACATGCCACTTATATGCTGTAGACTATGACAATCAATGGAAAGCAACTATTTTCAGCCAATTGGTTTAACTCAACATACTGCTAATTCACTGAATATATTTGGTATAATGTTGTTGTGTATCATTGCTTGTGGTGACTGCAGTGTGTAGACGGTAATGTGTTGCCCTGCTCTGGCAGAACGGTGTCAGCGGGAGATAGACCGAGTGTTGGAAGGGAAAGACCGGGTCAGTTTTGAGGACAGACACAATATGCCCTATGTGCAGGTGCCGTACAGCAAAGTGTTATTTACTATTGAACTTATTTTTAAGGTGCCCACCTGGTTCTGGGTGCACACATACATTCTGCTCCAAGCCAAAGCATGAGAAATGTCTTCTCTTCATCCAGGCTGTGATTCACGAGATACAGAGAGTTGCCAACACTGTTCCTCTCAGTGTCTTCCACTGCACCACTAAAGACACAGAGCTGATGGGATATTCCATTCCCAAGGTAAGGGCCAGCTGGTTAAATAGGTAGAGGCAATAAAGTGACGAGCATCCTTAATGGTGTTGATTTCGTCCTCAGGGAACAATGATCATCGAGAATCTGACCTCAGTGCTCAGCGAGGAGGGACAGTGGAAATTCCCTCATGAATTCAACCCTGAAAACTTCCTCGATGACAAAGGAGAGTTTGTTAAACCAGAGGCCTTCATGCCTTTCTCTGCAGGTACATGAAAACACGATTCACACACCGACATAGTTGATTAAATCTTCTGTCGTAGATGATACTGAGGTATTTTTTTCAATGCCTCAGGTCCTCGGGTGTGTCTCGGAGAGGGTCTGGCTCGTATGGAGCTCTTCCTCATCATGGTGACTCTGCTGAGGAAGTTCAAGTTCATCTGGCCCGAGGACGCAGGAGAACCAGACTTCACTCCAGTCTACGGGGTCACTCTGACTCCCAAACCTTACCGCATGAAAGTCCAACTCAGAACGCCACAGTGAGGTCACAAACTAACACTTAACCATGGAAATCCTGGTGGGAACGTATCTGGGATACTATTAAGTGAAAGATTATAGAGCGTTCCAGTTTTTGTCTTCTGTTGTATTATTGAAACAAGAAATAAACACATGAAACTCACCTTTATGTTTCTAACAGTTCCTGCagtctaaatatttattttcacacagtccttttttttcttggctcACAGCTCTAATCATGGACTAAAGGCAGCTACTCGCcaaacaacattaaaacatcAAGAAACCACCTTACAAAAGTCTCTTGCACTACTACAGGCTTCTGACCAATGTCAACAGTCAGTTTTCTTGCATTTACATGTTCATTTGTCTCAACATAAACAGTCACACTGAACAAAAAAGTCTGTGTGTGGGGCACTGAGTCACAGGCTGACTTGCAGTCTATCCAGGTGGTGCACAGGTTGGGGAGCGGGGTCTTACAGCATCGAGCGACTGCCATGTCTACCAGGAGATGGTGCTTCacccaagggcgtagatttggcatggacggaagggacatgtccccatcaatatccagcgattattgaattgtccccaccaataatttgatctctttgagtaaagaaaaacaaacccgatagaaagaaaaaaacgatctgtcaacgtctcattcagccagcggtgcagaaagagttaaattacgttctctactggagtcctacctcatgtgacaaatatggccaatgtgattggctgtgcctttcagggagctctgtttagtttcagcagcggcaagcctgcgctgcgaggaggagaggaggatggcagcaaaaaggaagaacctggatatacgaaagtatttttcaaagaaacctgtaagtcacttaaagtcaagttcactcataaaatgtgtgcgtcacaataacgttacaggctatgctcggctttggcccacatcagtctaaaattgtatgtaaccatgaataacgtgttttggaaactaactgcacaacaggcagcactattagttatctcagtctcagagcagcatttctaattttgattgaaactgtcagagaaaacttagtgctaatgtatcagagatgttggtgtactataactgaagtaatgttgttaagtccttaaagtcatattcttttattgtcatgactctatttttatttttgtatgatacctgatttatatggaatatggctgaagtaaactaaagcctaaaatacttagtcatttgtttaatagtaatttaacattatataattcacatataaaacttgAACTATGTCCAAGATGGCGCCGCGGATGGCAGCCTCGGTACTGCgctctctcgcacttttcttgtttctgtttattttctgcGCTTTTGGTCACTCAGACCACATCACTTTCTCCAGAGATCAACTGCTAAACATCAGGCAGTCGTTCTTATCCATTTTTCACAAACCCGGAAAGTTTTTTTGGAGATTTTAGTTGGAGGCgcagcagctctctgtggcTCCTGGAGGAGACGTAGACGGGGGACTCGTGCTGGTGCGCTGGTGAAACTACGTCGGCAAACAAAGTTGACGAATTACTGCTCTTAAACCGGACTAACAAGGACTTTAcacgctctgctgccctctgcttcactgaaaCCTGGCTCAGTGAGCGAGTCCCAGACGCTGTCTTAAATCTGCCGGGCTTCCAACTTCACCGGGTGGACCGTGAAACGGAGCTCTCAGGGAAAACAAAGGGTGGTGGAGTCTGCTTCTACATTAATGAAGGTTGGTGtactgatgtcacagtgttacAGAAACACTGCAGCCCACACTTGGAAACCTTTTTTTATCAACTGCAAACCGTTTTATTCACCGCGGGAGTTTTATTCCTTCATGCTGGTCGGAGTTTACATCCCTCCTCAGGCCAATGTGAACAACGCACTGTGCGAGCTGGCTGACCAGATCACCACCCTGGAAAGAAAATTCCCGGATTCCTTTAGAATTAtccttggggattttaacagagCAAACCTCAACCACGAACTCCCTAAATATAGACAGCATATAGACTGCCCCACCAGGGACAACATCATACTGGATCACTGTTACACCACTCTAAAAGATGCCTATCGCTCTGTGCCCCGGGCAGCTTTGGGACATTCTGATCACTGCATGGTCCATCTTATTCCAGTTTATAGGCAAAAACTCAAACGTGCCAAGCCTGTAGTCAAAACTGTGAAGAAGTGGACTAACGCAGCAAAGCAGGAACTACAGGACTGTTCTGACTGCACTGATTGGACTGTTTTTGAAGCTGCATCTGAGAACCTGGATGAGCTCAcggacactgtgacatcatacatcagtttttgtgaagacgtgtgtgtgccaacaaagaccttttgcacatacaacaacaataaaccatGGTTCACCCCTAAACTCCAACATCTTCGTAAGGCCAAGGAGGACGCCTACAGAAGTGGTGACAGGGCCGTGTACAAGCAAGCCAGGAAAGCACTGACCAAGGAGATCAAAGCAGCTAAAAGGATCTACTCCCAGAAGCTGGAAGAACGGCTCTCAGCCAACGACCCTGCGTCAGTGTGGAGGGGCCTGCAGGAAATCACCAGCTACAGACGCCCCCCACCCACtgaagcaaacaaagacctgGCCAACGAGTTAAACACTTTCTACTGCAGGTTTGAGACGGACAGACTCCCACGCCTCACCCTCCCCTCCCCAGAGTCACTGCTTCAGACACTGACCCCCAACACACCTTCCACCTCTCCCCCCCTTCACCCTCACCCTCCccaatccagactcaacgaccaccaccaccctccccaatccagacccaacgaccaccaccaccctccccatctcagactcaacgaccaccatcaccctctccaatccagactcagcgacctccatcacacctctcacccccctttcctcctccctgaaactcagaatacacactgaggatgtgagccgactatttcagaaacagaagcccaggaaagcccccggaccagacggtgtctcaccctcctgcctcaagacctgtgctgaacagctggctcccatctttactcgcatcttcaacagatccctggagctgtgtgaagttccatcctgcttcaaacgctccaccatcatccctgttcccaagaaacccaccatcacaggactgaatgactacagacctgtcgccttgacgtctgtggtcatgaaatccttcgaacgactggtgttagcccatctgaaggacattacaggccaccagctggaccctctgcagtttgcctaccgggcaaacaggtcggtggatgatgcagtgaatatggggctgcactacatcctgcaacacctcgactgcccgggaacttatgccaggatcctgtttgtggactttagttcggcttttaacaccatctgaactgcctgaacttctctcttccaaactctcccagctcagcgtgtctccagctacctgtcagtggatcaccagcttcctgactgacagaaagcaacaagtgaggctgggggagatcacctctgaaactcggtccctcagtattggtgccctcaaggatgtgtcctctcaccactactgttctccctctacactaatgactgcacctccaagaactcggctgttaaactcctaaagtttgcagatgacaccaccatcattggcctcattcaggatggtgatgagtctgcataccggcaggaagttgagcggctggtactttggtgcagtcagcacaatctggagctgaacatgcttaagactgtagagatgacagtggacttcaggagacatcccCCAACACTACTCCCCCTTACCATATCAGACAGTCCTGTGTCCACTGTgaagatcttcaagttcctgggtaccaccatctcccaggacctgaagtgggagaccaacatcaactccatcctcaaaaagacccagcagaggatgtacttcctgagacaactggggaaatacagtcttccacaggagctgctgatccagttgtacactgcagtcattgagtctgtcctgtgctcctccatcacagtctggtatggtgcagccactaaacaggacaggcgcagactgtacgggcagcagaaaggatcatcggcgcccccctgccctccatccaggatctgtacctctcaagaaccaggaaacgggcagggaaaatcatcacagacccctcacaccctggacacagactttttgatctgctgccctctggcagacggtacagaagcctgcagaccaggaccacccgacacaggaacagtttctttcccctcgccatctccctcctaaacagttgacctgtcacactgctcccactgccagactgcagctgcaccttgtgtacattctgtagtattcattccacctcatttcatttctgtattttatgtatataagttTATATTAGTTATTCATAGTTAGTTACACTGAACCATCTGAGCGCGGGTTCGAGTCCTGGTTGGGACAAAGGTTGTGTTACATTATCAAAAGTTAAACACCATTTTCAATTTACTTATTGTGGAAAACATTTACTTTTCACTTtgctttttcttattattttatttatattatatagtGTTATGGTCTGTGGAGCAATTTTTCTGCATTACGTACCTATACTGTCACAAAGTACATAACTCAGACTAAACTGTATCATCACAGTTTTGAGATGATACATACCAGACATATAGTCTACAATTATGCAGACATCCAACTTTTAATACAAAGACTAAAGCTAAAACTATAATACAGATAGATTCTGTTGGCATAGAAAATTAAGCTTATGCATAATttcaataaggaagatctgtaatAAGTCATCTGTCTGCTTCCTGGTGGCTGCCAGTTTATATCTATTCATTTTCCAGCACAAACTCAGTACTGACATCATTACTTTATTCCAGTCATGCTCTTGCCAGCCTCCACTCTGCATGCTTTAAATCTGTTGCTCTTCTGCTTCTGCCATTCTGCGTTTCAGATCCGCAGCCATACAGCCCGCCTCCTAGAGGCCTcctatatatataaacatataggTGAACTCTAAGAAGAAAACTGTTGATATTTTTGCAGAAAACTATTTATTTACacttttatacacttttttacacttttatatttacaatctgtttttatttatataaacaaaagaaacattcaCAACTAGAACAAAACTGTCTTATGTACAATATCAACTGTTTCTCCCTTATTTACTGTTTTCTTCCACCATACAGCCAGCATACAACTATACTATTAGAGGAACATCGCCGGAACGTGGCCAgaccacacaaaaacaagaacaagaaaatatataaaagttCAAGTTCAGGCTCAGCTTTGGAGAGCAATtcatgtaaatatattttactcCAGTTCTGAAACCTTTCATGTGAAAACCTGTGTTTGCTCCTGAAGATCCTCTGGGTGTGgaccctgctgctgctgctggcacaGTGACTAGTTATGCAGAGACAGAGGACAGAGGCATATGAGATGTAAACAGACTTAGCCATTATCACTTCTGACATTTAGTAATAACGCAGTACTTACAGCTCTGCATGTGTAGTTTTACAGGTGAGATGCTCAGCATTGCGTCCTCCAGGTCTTTATCCTCATCCATCGCTATGATGCAGGCAACAAATAGATAAATATATACTGAACTTGTTTCACATCAACAAcgttattaaaatattattaaaacaaCTTACCCAGGGGTTTAGTTGGAGCGTTTGTGGAAGCAGACACAGACTGCTGCTTCTTCCGCACGTACTGCTGCAGCTTATGCATCCGTGTTCCTTGACTGCAGCTCTTCCTCATGATAAAGTCTCCATAGCTGTCACCTCTGCCACCCCAAATCTCCTTCCAGGTGCTCTTGGCTCGTGAGCCAAAGCCAACCAGCTGATCATCCTCAGAGGCTTCTGCTGCAACACTCACTCTGCTGGCCTCGTAGTTCAGAAGAGTCTTTATCTCTGTAAAGCTGAGGGCATACTGTACAAATGAATGCAAGCTCTCCTTGCCATGCCGTTCTTCCACAGAGGTCCCTGCAGCCTCTTGCTTCTGGAGATCTTTGATCAGGTACATGGTGTACCCGACATTCATTCTCTAGAAGCCACCGGAAAGATTTCCCTTTATACTTTCCAAACTGCAGGATGTACTCTCCCTGCACTTCCTTCATGTCAGAGGCATCCCCTCCTCTCTGATAGACGACAGTCAGAGCATCGTCCTCCCTCACAGGTGCAGACTTGTCCTGAAGCTTGGGGTCATTTTTAATCCGCCGAGCTTCTTTTGACAAGTCCCGGGGAAGGTATCCAAGTGGCCCCTTGCAGAACGCCACAGAGATTTTCCCTGGATATGGCGCAATTTTCTTCTGCATCTTGACATgcagtgaaaaaataaacaattatattaaacaaaattgattccaaacacaaacaaagacatttcaGGCTATAATCTTGCTGCACATTGTGGCTGGGTTTAACAGCAGGATGCAGGAGAACAATAAAGAGAcacaatttgaaagaaaattgaCAACATTTGCgataaaagtgttttttcctTCAGGTATAACAAACTGTTCTGTCTGtaaataaaaacctttcatgGTTGAATGATTATTGGCATATCTGCAAGATTTGTGGTAACTGCTTAGTAGTCATGGCACATAAGAATTGCTGGTAGATTAACAACATATATGTATTTAAGCTATCGTGTTTATTCATACACGAGTGGGCATTACTCCTGTTGATATCAAGACAGACATTCGCATTGATAAGGTGACTGACCATTACAACATCAAAgcaatacattttcttttaaagcaaGTTAAGTCATTTAGCATGTCATCTCATGACACTTATCGGTTATTTAATTGTACCACATTATAGTAATGTCAGTGTCACAGCAGTCAGAAACCTACaaagtttatttaaaagtaaaacacgTCAATGAACCACGCAATATATTTAAGGAGCAGGTTCATTCGTGATTTACCGTGCCACTTTACAACAGCGGATAAACTCCCACCGTCTTTAACTGAGCGATGGATGGTTCGTAAATGCAATCGCAACACGTCTATTACCTGTAATATACACCTGTAAATGTATTCTGTTGGTTTACTCTTATTTCAAACGACGTTTCTTACCTTTGATCAATGAACGAGGATCGTTGAGATGTGTTGCGAGCGGTGCGTTACTTGTTTTCTCGTAAAagaggagattttttaaaagtgcCGCTGCATCTCAAACTCGCAACAGCGCCGGAAGACCGTAGTGGCCAAAAATATATTACATCCGTAGTGGTTTAGCACTACCATAGAGAATGAATGGGAAACGGTTTAGGCCGTTTAGCTAAACAATCCCAAACCAAATCTACACCCTTGGCTTCACCCCTCTGCCGAACCCTTTCTGCGcgccgctcatgtattgacccatgtgcctgttcatcttagacGCTGGCAGGAGCGTCCATGTGATACTGATGCAGGTTATTGGCCGGTAGTTGCATGGGAACGGTCCCTTCTgagggtccttggggatcaggactgtccggcctttggttagccattccggCTGTCTCTCACTGattagcagctggttcatttgtgctgccagatgctcggggagtgcagtcagcttcttcagccagtaggcaaGAATCATGTTGGGGCATGAAGAAGCAagtcttcatactggagaccctctggatgtctgccactgtgatggttactggacagCTGTTCTGTCCTGTGACCTAAAACTCAAAGTTGCCAGTCAGAGCTTTTAAACCCTGTTTTCATCACGTTTGATGAACATGCTTCCTGGAACATTCCCAAGTcctagtagtaataataagatGATAAATGAATTCTGAATAATAACCCTCCATATAATAAtaagattaataataattatggaAATACTGTTGTAATGGTATTCAGAGAATTctgattttatttcattatggTCACTAAATATTGGTATTTATTGATTAAATGCAGTAACACAACGGTTTTACAGACTGGGGATTTTAAGCTTCCCGACGAGTGTTTCTtgcttctctctctgtctttgtgtgaCGACTCCCTCCGCTCTGAGTTTGCTTTGAAGGAGACTGAAACCTTCCACTACATCATTCATTTAAGCTGAGTTCACCTGTGTGAAAGCActgtttaattcaattcagtagCACTGTGGAACTGATCCTGACTGGACGCTGACTTGTCTGAGGAACGCTGAACATCGGGAATGAACTAAAGAAATTCCAAACTCTTAAACATCCCAGAGATGCTTTTCCTGGATTATGAGATTAATATAATGCAAACTTTGCTTATAGTGCTAACACTTGTTTGTGGAGCTCTGTGAAATATTCACTACTGATTTGTGCTCACCTGatttatattgtattttaaatgcaaaagcttgtgtcatggtcctgagccTGCCggctcagtgttttgtgttttcttatgcttttgttcattccgagtatgtattctgttgtgatttgccatgtgttaggtttctgttctttgcctgcctgctcccacttctgtgttccctctgtttgtACATGGTGTCACACTGTCTGTTTGTGAATCAGTCTGCTTAGTTCAGTGTCTTGTCCagttctgtgtctgtgagtttcctgttttattctgaaggtctctgtctcatgtgagtgtgttcagtttacgtttcccctgtcccgtcagccttgatttctcccaggtgtgttgccctcctgtctctcatcccctgattactggtgtgtgtatttaagccctgtgtgttctcctgcctgttgccgGTTCGTCTGTGTTTCCGCGGTGTCCTGTTCCtcgtctgcgtctctctgcctctcaccccGTTCATATGATCTCTGGTTTGttatttagttttcccagtttaggtttgttcTGTAAATTCTCTTCCCTTACTGCCTGTTTTTTGCCACTCCACCACTTATAAATAAACGTCACTCGAATCATCAGCcactgcctgcattttgggtcctccttttcctccaacaccacacgGCTCGCCTTGGCAGCCGTGACAGCTTGAGCATATATGAGTTAAGCTACTTTGTGGCTCCAGTGTATCTTTCTCTTACAAACTCAGACTTCGGTCCCACCTGCAAACCTCAGATGGGTAATGTTTGCATGTGGCAATAAATATTTgtatgttctgttctttgtGGGTCGTCTCTGTCATTATTCTGTTGTGAAGATATTTCAGTTAATAAATGCTTTATAAGGCAAAAATAGTCCTTAACTTAGATGAGGTCATATACCTGGTAATTTCCTGAAATATTGTAATTCAGTACATTGCAGTATGAAAAAAGTATTAATAAAATCTCTAATCACAAACAGTAAgctcatattttattctattatatataaatgtacaGGAATGTGTTTCTATAAagctgatgatgatggtgtcaagaggagaaatattttactgctattatttgctgctatttttataatcatcattaccatttcattattaatagtgatgttgcatgcggatgcattcagatgttcaaacatattggtattatattagtctttattacaggtccaagaagaaccactttaaactgttgagttgaatctataattttaaaggcttttgaatgtttttatattcttacactgaagtcttcagtgggtgagaaactgagctgcagggacaggaaatactctgtgccaaaatgagacaggaaacacttctgcaaggcatgcttctgcagaagcgaaactgaaaccagagtctaagtgcaagttaagagtagggtgtcttttatgcatttatcgctgattaagctttaagtagttgtattagattggaacatttgttttatacattttacatataagtcaagatcggcacacacatagtttcagttgtgctggccttctgtctagtggaaaggttacaaggtctagctggggagctgagaggtgaaacaaagtgcaagcagaggctgacacatacacacacacacatcgtagatagactcagttatataggtaaaagttaatcttatgttttgcttgcaactggaaaaattgtgcgtgcatatgtgactgatgaagaagcaggtgcaggatgttccagagacaagcgacagcgaaggcgagcgtccggggacaacaggaaggcacctggatggagacgcgacgatgttctttttaaactatgttaaaagtcattgtggttttggtttctgcctggcaacagaaaggggggggggggggctgtactgtctcacccctataaatattgggttctgactattgtaagggagttcaacactgaatctgtacagtgttggctccacgctgcgtgtattcattaaaatgtcgtctaactttacccggccggatcagtggtcgttATTTTGGAATCCCCCTCAATTTATGAATCTTAAcatttgggggctcgtccggtgGTTGAGGGGGATTTTGGAGGTGTAGGTGGAGAGATCCGGGGTCCGTGGTGATTAGACGGGCAGACGCTAATCAGTGGTGAAAGTGAGGAGGCATTCCCCGGGGCATTTAAAGGTAAGACACTGcctgttgaaatatatttccaaaaaGTGTCAGATTGGACATGACAAAATTAAAGTCtaatcactgaaattactggtgaatgtctgttttgattttggtgaaaatctcatggaaactgaagttgaagtaatgataatgaaatgaaagtgataaagtgacagtactgagttAAAGAGAATAAAGGAAAAGAATTAAAGTGAGTTCGAGTCTCACGTAGAAAGTAGGGAATTTGGTCATTGTGTGGGTTAGAGTCCCGCTGGTCATTTTGGTTCTTTCAATCCTTAAGAAGCGAATTTTCTCCGAGGTAACGCTCGCTCCTGGGCAGGACGCTGACCCTTGACCTAGCCTGAAGACTAGGGGTAGTACGGTCGACAGCCAGGGAGAACTGGGGAACCTCCAAAATTGCTAAGGGTTGGCCTCAATTGTAATCCGGTTTTGGGTGTAGATTGTTGGTTCAAATTATTCTAAAATATTTCTAGAACGGCAGGGGCGTCTGTTAAGAAGCGCAGGTTTCTCGGAGGCAACGCTCCCTGCTGGATAAAGACGTTTATCCTTCACCTACCCTGAAGAGTAGGGATAGTACGGCCGACAGCTGGGAAGAACTTGGGAACCTTCAAAATTGCTAGGAGTTCGAGTCTCCTATCTGCGCTTGTTTGGCTACTGGTAAATTAAGTTAGGGTTAGAAATCTGGACAGAGCAGTTCGAGTCTGGCCTGGTGAATTGGTCGCAAAAAAGCAGAGgctttatcggttggaccgttaggATAAATTTATCTAAATTATGTAGGAGCTACAaggcctaaaatctgtgcagttgtaattataAGACGTCTctgtaatataaaatatgagatCTTTGTGTGAGAGAAGTCTCTGTGTCAGCAGTGCACTGCCGGATGTgcactgatggtgtgtgtgtgagaatgcaaatgaggagcggTGACGCGCATGGAGAGTGTTGCTTTCGGTTTAGAGTGTGATTGAGCTTTATAACTATTGTTTGCAAATATTGCTAAATGCCTGTGACTGAGAGGCTGGCTTTGCTCACTAGAATGGTATAAATAGAGTTTGAATTGATTACTGTAGATGTATAGGAGTTGACTGACTtttgatagatatatatatagattgaGTGCATTGTACAGTACCTAAGACCAATATATTACTTTAAGTAGTAAcctatcttgagccacaaatgctggtgtgttttattttttcagttatgtgtgtgctgtgagaatgattagaggtttaaattgtttttctttgacttgctttTATGATTATGAAAAGCATGTCTAAAGTACTGTTAGGAGAGCGTAtttggagtgattttaactgtgtgactGTTGTGAGTA is drawn from Pelmatolapia mariae isolate MD_Pm_ZW linkage group LG7, Pm_UMD_F_2, whole genome shotgun sequence and contains these coding sequences:
- the LOC134630230 gene encoding cytochrome P450 2F2-like, giving the protein MFLSVVLLWLGVCFIVLQLKSRRPKNFPPGPPILPLLGNTLQLSLENPLKDFERLRKSYGDVYSIFIGPKPAVIINGVKAIKEAMVTKASDFAGRPQDLFVNDVTKSKGVILADYGSSWREHRRFALMTLRNFGLGKNSMEDRIHEEIKYTVSTLEKSIGKTMSPRVMFHNAASNIICQVLFARRYEYDNALIKVIVQCFTENSKIANGPWAMLYDSFPLIRYLPLPFMKAFKNAETVENLVNEFIREHKKTRVPGEPRDFVDCYLDELEKRGDDGSSFSEDRICLYALDLHFAGTDTTSNTLLTGFLYLMNYPHVQERCQREIDRVLEGKDRVSFEDRHNMPYVQAVIHEIQRVANTVPLSVFHCTTKDTELMGYSIPKGTMIIENLTSVLSEEGQWKFPHEFNPENFLDDKGEFVKPEAFMPFSAGPRVCLGEGLARMELFLIMVTLLRKFKFIWPEDAGEPDFTPVYGVTLTPKPYRMKVQLRTPQ